From the Lepidochelys kempii isolate rLepKem1 chromosome 2, rLepKem1.hap2, whole genome shotgun sequence genome, one window contains:
- the LOC140906692 gene encoding epidermal retinol dehydrogenase 2-like isoform X1 — MNFFLETLKVLVLSIYFLLESLVLLVVPVRKKNVAGEIVLITGAGSGIGRLLALKFARLGVTLVLWDINQEGNKETSKLARENGAVRVHAYLCDCSKRQEIYRVADQVKKEVGDVSILINNAGIVTGKKFIDCPDSLVEKTMEVNTMAHFWTYKAFLPAMMASNHGHLVSIASSAGLIGVNGLADYCASKFAAVGFAEAVGLEMLALGKTGIKTTIVCPYFINTGMFDGCKAKWPRLLPILDLDYAAEKIVSAIQREQEILMMPRSLYFFCYMKSLLPVKMGILIGDYIGAFQFMDHFRG, encoded by the exons ATGAACTTCTTCCTGGAAACACTCAAAGTCCTGGTGCTCTCAATCTATTTCCTGTTGGAATCTCTAGTGTTGTTGGTTGTTCCTGTGCGAAAGAAGAATGTTGCTGGTGAAATAGTACTTATAACAGGAGCCGGAAGTGGAATTGGAAGACTTCTAGCATTAAAATTTGCCCGCCTTGGAGTCACCCTTGTTCTCTGGGACATTAATCAAGAAGGTAACAAGGAAACAAGTAAACTAGCTCGAGAAAATGGAGCCGTGAGAGTGCATGCATACTTGTGTGACTGCAGCAAAAGGCAAGAGATCTACAGAGTGGCAGATCAG GTTAAAAAAGAAGTTGGTGATGTTAGTATCCTAATCAACAATGCTGGTATTGTAACTGGAAAGAAGTTCATTGATTGCCCAGATTCACTTGTGGAGAAAACCATGGAGGTGAACACCATGGCACACTTCTGG ACTTACAAAGCCTTCCTTCCAGCCATGATGGCCTCTAACCATGGACACTTGGTTAGTATTGCAAGCTCAGCAGGACTGATTGGAGTCAATGGGCTAGCAG ATTATTGTGCAAGTAAATTTGCAGCAGTGGGCTTTGCAGAAGCAGTTGGTTTAGAAATGCTGGCTCTGGGGAAGACTGGCATTAAAACCACTATTGTGTGTCCTTACTTCATCAACACAGGAATGTTTGATGGTTGTAAAGCCAA GTGGCCACGTCTACTTCCTATTCTAGATTTGGACTATGCAGCTGAGAAGATTGTGAGTGCTATTCAACGGGAGCAAGAGATTCTGATGATGCCACGAAGCCTGTACTTTTTTTGTTATATGAAAAG TCTTTTGCCTGTGAAAATGGGAATACTCATTGGAGACTACATCGGGGCCTTCCAGTTCATGGACCACTTCAGAGGTTGA
- the LOC140906692 gene encoding epidermal retinol dehydrogenase 2-like isoform X2 — protein MNFFLETLKVLVLSIYFLLESLVLLVVPVRKKNVAGEIVLITGAGSGIGRLLALKFARLGVTLVLWDINQEGNKETSKLARENGAVRVHAYLCDCSKRQEIYRVADQVKKEVGDVSILINNAGIVTGKKFIDCPDSLVEKTMEVNTMAHFWTYKAFLPAMMASNHGHLVSIASSAGLIGVNGLADYCASKFAAVGFAEAVGLEMLALGKTGIKTTIVCPYFINTGMFDGCKAKWPRLLPILDLDYAAEKIVSAIQREQEILMMPRSLYFFCYMKR, from the exons ATGAACTTCTTCCTGGAAACACTCAAAGTCCTGGTGCTCTCAATCTATTTCCTGTTGGAATCTCTAGTGTTGTTGGTTGTTCCTGTGCGAAAGAAGAATGTTGCTGGTGAAATAGTACTTATAACAGGAGCCGGAAGTGGAATTGGAAGACTTCTAGCATTAAAATTTGCCCGCCTTGGAGTCACCCTTGTTCTCTGGGACATTAATCAAGAAGGTAACAAGGAAACAAGTAAACTAGCTCGAGAAAATGGAGCCGTGAGAGTGCATGCATACTTGTGTGACTGCAGCAAAAGGCAAGAGATCTACAGAGTGGCAGATCAG GTTAAAAAAGAAGTTGGTGATGTTAGTATCCTAATCAACAATGCTGGTATTGTAACTGGAAAGAAGTTCATTGATTGCCCAGATTCACTTGTGGAGAAAACCATGGAGGTGAACACCATGGCACACTTCTGG ACTTACAAAGCCTTCCTTCCAGCCATGATGGCCTCTAACCATGGACACTTGGTTAGTATTGCAAGCTCAGCAGGACTGATTGGAGTCAATGGGCTAGCAG ATTATTGTGCAAGTAAATTTGCAGCAGTGGGCTTTGCAGAAGCAGTTGGTTTAGAAATGCTGGCTCTGGGGAAGACTGGCATTAAAACCACTATTGTGTGTCCTTACTTCATCAACACAGGAATGTTTGATGGTTGTAAAGCCAA GTGGCCACGTCTACTTCCTATTCTAGATTTGGACTATGCAGCTGAGAAGATTGTGAGTGCTATTCAACGGGAGCAAGAGATTCTGATGATGCCACGAAGCCTGTACTTTTTTTGTTATATGAAAAGGTAG